TCTTACTTCTGGATTTGTATGAAAGCATTCGTGTTATGTACATATACAATATGTATTCAAAAATAGCATCACTTTGAACGTGATCAAATAGTAAAATTCTCCGTTTTCTACATTTAAATGAACTGTTAAATTGTTTTAGGTTTCTTGTGTCACCACACTGTATCTCAAGAGTTTCAAAGAACAGTTTGACACAATTAACTCTTTACTGAGTAGTATGTCCAATTCCAGCTGAAAAACGTTATCATTCAACATggtgatgaagattctcagtcatccaggtcatcatacgtagagaagattgaagcaaggcgtctggacctTAAgtttttttacccagacccacccacataggtctgtaaccacatataaaccatgtttccccaccaaacagttagaactgatgaagctgcttggatgagcagtgaaacgtcttcaagaaaactctacaagtccagacgccttgcttcaatcttctctaagtTTATCATTCAACCATTTTTACCTTTTCTAGCTAGCATACTTGTGGGAAATAGCCTCTTCTGACCCGAGGCTttggttatgttttttttgcaggaagTCATTGACTTGACAAAAGATCTTCTGAGCTCACAGCCTGCTGAGAGTGTACCCAACACCAGTGGCACAAAAGCAGTTCCCCAGAAGCTTGGCTGGAGTGTGGGAGACAGGTGCTTGGCTGTTTGGAGTAATGATGGAGGGTAAGTGTCGCCACACTCTTTAAATGAAAACCTCACACGTGACGGTATACTGTTATTATAGCAGTGTGGTTCTTTGTTTGCAGGCCTTCAGTTAGTTCTGACCATTCATTTTAGTTGTTCTAATAATGTTTTGTAGATACACATTACAGATATAAACGTAAAATAAACTTATGTACACAGCTTCTTAAGTAGAGCTTGAGTCGTTGGCTCATACTCACCTGCTTACAGACGTGATTTTTTGGCAGGGTGTATGAAGCTGAGATTGAGGAGATAGATCGAGAGAATGGCACCGCAGCTGTGACCTTCAGTGGATACGGGAATGCTGAAGTGATTCCTCTACAGAACCTCAAAGTAATAGAGGAAGGGACGCTTTTAACTGAAGATGGGAACCTAAAGCAAAAATCAAAGTATGAACAAACTTACTAACTCACATTCATCCATTCTGTTCTGAAACTAATGAATGAGCAcctttgtgtttgctgttttaaaatgtttttctaaaTTGTGATCGCTTGGTACCATGTCATATATTGTATTCTAAAACAGTTGATGTTTACAATACCTGTTATCtattcatgatttttttttttatgatttataaCCCGTACCTGTGTTTATCCagtgtttttgtaaatgtattcGTACAAAGTGGGCAggatttgttattgtttttttctttgctgtctTTCTAGAAAAGAACAAatagcagagcagagagagtataagaagaagaaagcccAGAAGAAAgtacagaggatgaaggagctGGAGCAAGAGAGGGAGGACCAAAAGTCAAAGTGGCAACAGTTCAATAATAAAGCCTACTCAAAGAACAAGAAAGGACAGGTAAGTTTTATGGAGAGGAGTGCTGTGAAACATGCGCCACACACACTAAGGATACATTGTATTACATTAGATAgattgtttgtgtgacttgtaTTACTTTATACATACAGTAATGTCTCACAAGCCAGTCATTGTAGTACCATATTTTTGTGACCATGAGGCGCACCAGATTAGGCACAGGCACAGTCTCAATTACATTCGACcagcgctgcctcccagtcttaGTAACGGTGTGCTCGCAGTGTGCCATCCATcactcccacgccgctcgcaactttactttgcACGCCCTGTTTACACCATTGTCCAGCAGTTGGAGTTATTTTGTTAACCCTCCTGGGATTATGGCAAgctctgaattcatctgcttcacctggttttttacaCCGACGATGAGATGGGCATCGCAGATCAGCAGGGAGCACTttccattaccatggcaaccgagaACAACAGTGGTACTTATTTCACAGCAACAATTACTTTAGAAATCTATAATTTTACAGATCACAGACATATAAACCATGGCTCTTTTGGATTTTTATGAGCAGTTATAATTAAGTATGCAACACTCTGTATAGTAATATAAAATATTGCTGTATAATTCTAACCACTAATGGAGGGGTTTCTGTCTTTTGTAGGTAAAAAGGAGCATATTTGCATCTCCAGAGAGTGTCAATGGAAAGGTGGGAGTGGGAACATGTGGTATTGCCGACAAACCAATGACCCAGTACCACGACACATCCAAATACAATGTCAGACATCTAATGCCACAATGACCTcatatattgtgtatataagCGCACTGTATACTAAATGTATCGGTGCTTTCAATTGTGTTAATACATGAATGAATACATGAATCAAGTTTCTCAAGTAAAGAAAGATTTGAAAGTAATTGCCTGCACATCAGTGTTTGAAATATTGTTGTAGTTTTCTTATATATTATGTAGGCGCGACAAAGGATCTATATACAAACAGGATTTTCCCTGCATCAGAACAAGGTCACCTGTTatgtaaaaacaggaagtagtgtTTTAGAAAAGCACAGTTTGCTGTTCGTCACCAGGTTAGACTGAGGCCACATACCTGCCAAGATGTATATTGACCTTGTAGATTTGGTGTGTACGTTTGAGGCTGAAATTTAAACACTGACATATTGTCGGACAGTCTGAACAGTAAAATTGTTTTGATTTGATATGGCTGAATTTATGTTTTAATTTCTGTATATATATCagtgaaataaacatttttgttgtCAGTTTTTAATGATTTGCTTCCACTTATTTAACTTATGTTGCATGTCAAAGTTAGAATGATGTGATTAATTATGTAAGAAATGAAAACTTTCACATTCTGTATTCATTACATAAACTACATCAGCCTGGTTTTGTATAAAATGTTGCTGATTAGTTTGTCTACctcaaaaatattttatacacTCAAAAGCTTGGGGCAGGCATCAATGCGGCATGGCTTGAAGACAGTCAGACCGTGGCACTGATAAAGTGTTAAGGTCCACATGGTGGCTTTCGGCTCTTCGGCTCTCTCAGCTTCCTTTAATGTACAGGAGTTACAGGCCATTTGGCTTGACTGTCAACATTTTAGATTATGTGTAATGATTTTAGAGTATACTTTCTACGGGTGATTAAAAATACTCAACTTCTATGTTTTAAATTGACCAGTCTTATGTCACTATTGTTGTGGTGCTGTCAGGTGCTGTAGGTGGCAGTAGAGAGATTTACCATTACATCATGTAACCAATTTTCCATCAGCTGTGTTCAACTTTTAAAATCACAATATGTAAAATACATGTGTAATTATAATGTGATGCCTGTGTAGTTAAGACAGAAGAAATGTGATTTGTTTGAACAtcaatacacatttaaaaaaaaaacattggattATGTCAGCGTGTAGAGTTTTATTAAGATTCCAGGGATAGTTTCCAGGAACTGTAGCAAAGTATTAGCAGGGGACCAGCAGCACATGTTTTGCAAAAAAGTCACCTTGGATGACTGATTAAGCACAAGAAAAACATTCTGGGCTGTGCTTTAACATATTCCTTA
This Parambassis ranga chromosome 15, fParRan2.1, whole genome shotgun sequence DNA region includes the following protein-coding sequences:
- the smndc1 gene encoding survival of motor neuron-related-splicing factor 30, with protein sequence MSEDLMKQLSNYKAQLQQVEVALSTDQDNEDLLKLQKDLQEVIDLTKDLLSSQPAESVPNTSGTKAVPQKLGWSVGDRCLAVWSNDGGVYEAEIEEIDRENGTAAVTFSGYGNAEVIPLQNLKVIEEGTLLTEDGNLKQKSKKEQIAEQREYKKKKAQKKVQRMKELEQEREDQKSKWQQFNNKAYSKNKKGQVKRSIFASPESVNGKVGVGTCGIADKPMTQYHDTSKYNVRHLMPQ